The DNA sequence agggacaagattgtagacctacacaaggctggaatgggctacaagaccatcgccaagcagcttgatgagaaggtgacaacagttggtgcgattattcgcaaatggaagaaacacaaaataactgtcaatctccctcggcctggggctccatgcaagatctcacctcgtcgagttgcaatgatcatgagaacggtgaggaatcagcccagaactacaccggaggatcttgtcaatgatctcaagacagctgggactatagtcaccaagaaaacaattggtaacacactatgccgtgaaggacggaaatcctgcaacgcccgcaaggtccccctgctcaagaaagcacatatacatgcccgtctgaagtttgccaatgaacatctgaatgattcagaggacaactgggtgaaagtggtgtggtcagatgagaccaaaatggagctctttggcatcaactcaactcgccgtgtttggaggaggaatgctgcctttgaccccaagaacaccatctccaccgtcaaacatggaggtgggaacattatgctttgggggtgtttttctgctaaggggacaggacaacttcactgcatcaaagggacgatggacggggccatgtaccataaaatcttgggtgagaacctccttccctcagccagggcattgaaaatgggtcatggatgggtagcatgtccagcatgacaatgacccaaaacacacggccaaggcaacaaaggagtggctcaagaagaagcacattaaggtcctggagtggcctagccagtctccagaccttaatcccatagaaaatctgtggagggagctgaaggttcgagttgccaaacatcagcctcgaaactttaatgacttggagaagatcagcaaagaggagtgggacaaaatccctcctgagatgtgtgcaaacctggtggccaactacaagaaacgtctgacctctgtgattgccaacaagggttttgccaccaagtactaagtcatgttttgcagaggtgtcaaatacttatttccctcattaaaatgcaaatcattttataacatttttgacatgcgtttttctggattttttggttgttattctgtctctcactgttcaaataaacctaccattaaaattatagactgaccatttctttgtcagtgggcaaacgtacaaaatcagcaggggatcaaattcttttttccctcactgtagttccATGACTCTCCTTCGTAGGTCTGCTCATGGAAAACAGCCTTCTTCTTCAGTCTTCTGGGGATTCTCATTCTGGTACTTGCCCTGGTAGGACTTGCATGTTATACACAATTGTGTGTCACTGTACACGGTGAGTTTACTcattttctctttatttctcaTTTTGTTCCAGTATTAATGTTATTCACTTATTCTATTGAACATATTTTAACCTTTTAACCTTTTTTAACCtattttaaatgtcctgcatcTTTGCAGGGTCTGAGGTGGGATTTCAGCAACGGATTGTTCTGCTGGGGAAGACTGGATCAGAGAAGAGAGCATCAGGAAACACCATCCTGGGAAGAGAGGCCTTTAAAGTGGAGGCTTCACCTTCGTATGGGCTACAGTGTGAGGAACAAGATGCTGTTGTGGGCCAAAATAACATAACTATGATTAACACCCCAGATGTGTTGTCATCTGAGGAACTTGCAGGTAAAGTAGCTCAATGCATCAACATCTCAACACCTCACGTGTTCCTGCTGGTGATCAGGTTGTGCAGTTGGTGtacagaagaggagaagagaactgTCAAATGGATGAATGAGAACTTTGCGGAGGAGGCCCTTAAATACACCATTGTGCTGTTCACTGGTGGAGACCAGCTAGAAGGGAAACCAGTGGAGGAGTATCTAATGGACAATAGTGATTCCCTAAAGCTTCTCAGTATGTGTGGTGGTAGACATCACGTCTTCAATAACAAAGAAAAGAATGACCTCACTCAGGTCACAGAGCTGCTGGAGAAGATAGATGGGTTATTGAATGAGAATAGGGGATACTATCATGTGACCAACATCTTGAcccggaggagagaggagatcaggaggagggaggaggctcTGAGAAAGATACTGGAACAGGAGGTTAGAAAGAGGGATGCAGCCATAGCAATgataagagaggaggaggagaaaaagagggatgCAGCCATAGCAACaataagagaggaggaggagaaaaagagggagactgAAGAGAGAAAAGTCTGTGAGGGGGAAGATGAAGGGAGGAAGGTCATTGATAATCTGGCATTGAAAGTCTCAGGCTCAAAAATGTATGTAGGAGTAACAGTGATCACAATGATCATACTAATTGTCCTTTAATGATACTAAACTGAACATTAGGGAGTCTCTTCATTTGGTATTCACAATCATCATCTGAACATTAGTGAGTCTCTTCAATCATCATCTGAACATTAGTTTGTCTCTTCAATCATCATCTGAACATTAGTGAGTCCTTTCAATCATCATCTGAACATTAGTGAGTCTCTTCAATCATCATCTGAACATGAGTGAGTCTCTTCAATCATCATCTGAAC is a window from the Salmo trutta chromosome 38, fSalTru1.1, whole genome shotgun sequence genome containing:
- the LOC115178422 gene encoding immune-associated nucleotide-binding protein 3-like, which gives rise to MAANPDYQAIDLLRDRENRGYVPGKTDTLLPTQVTDNMSSDETREGSPKTPVPYTMNSDRSMCQPITFNGGIRTSVKWSQQVETEYSVYTVGSADSEIDLYGSGLHMNQSPTVEDPLPALGQMQDSRIVHCTRLDCTICVQRSDEAVKFCQDCKATFCENHVRDHYQAPGLMKHTLVEATEGRKTIPNVDDQVHETYVETEQTVTQVCSWKTAFFFSLLGILILVLALVGLACYTQLCVTVHGSEVGFQQRIVLLGKTGSEKRASGNTILGREAFKVEASPSYGLQCEEQDAVVGQNNITMINTPDVLSSEELAGKVAQCINISTPHVFLLVIRLCSWCTEEEKRTVKWMNENFAEEALKYTIVLFTGGDQLEGKPVEEYLMDNSDSLKLLSMCGGRHHVFNNKEKNDLTQVTELLEKIDGLLNENRGYYHVTNILTRRREEIRRREEALRKILEQEVRKRDAAIAMIREEEEKKRDAAIATIREEEEKKRETEERKVCEGEDEGRKVIDNLALKVSGSKMYVGVTVITMIILIVL